In a single window of the Flavobacterium sp. W4I14 genome:
- a CDS encoding hypothetical protein (product_source=Hypo-rule applied; pfam=PF16356; superfamily=49899,53649; transmembrane_helix_parts=Inside_1_6,TMhelix_7_29,Outside_30_580) — MKKGYTLTIALKYLGLASVFGLFLMAIGCNKDFENTLPQTFRNDTLGLGAGKKVLYIVLDGVTGAAVKTLAPTNIATINARALYSYDGLADDKRNTITNAAGWTNMFTGYDYTKSNVVSEDFAGLNFQATPTIFTRIKSSLNNARTVSIASTSIFNEKLAADAIVKQNVSDDAAVKTGVVAELTSNNPAMVVAQFHSAEIAGAANGYTANTPAYAAAIQTIDGYIGEILTALKARKGYSGENWLVIVASNKGGGVSGGVAGSNIYNDPSRNTYIAFYNPRFSRTQVDQPDPNSYPFTGQALRLTSNTTNNGVAVLSDANIGDFGTTGEYTFQIKLKSTASSASNYAHFCGNMNNYKAREGLDASGWDLMTWGDSYYLSFAGGYTISAGVTIRDGKWHTLAFKLFNDGAVRYVSLFQDGKKVTTVDITGKNLTNAAALHMGAGKATVATDGTDLSFRDMAIYNFAMTDADLIVNMKKEISFAAPSPDKLLGWWPANEGNGLVLKDLSTGKKDFNLSGSATWVSFLEVSPFVGGNITDIAFKNVPNGIDIPVLIYNWLNIAIPQEWGLMGNLFTPSVILPTN; from the coding sequence ATGAAAAAAGGATATACATTAACTATAGCACTAAAATATTTAGGCTTAGCTTCGGTATTTGGGCTCTTCCTTATGGCCATTGGATGTAATAAGGATTTCGAAAATACGCTGCCACAAACCTTCAGAAATGATACCCTAGGGTTAGGAGCTGGGAAAAAAGTGCTCTATATTGTTTTAGATGGTGTAACGGGGGCAGCAGTAAAAACATTGGCTCCAACCAATATTGCAACAATTAATGCGCGGGCGTTGTACAGTTATGACGGACTTGCAGATGATAAACGAAATACGATTACTAACGCGGCTGGCTGGACAAATATGTTTACCGGATATGATTACACTAAAAGTAATGTGGTTTCAGAAGATTTTGCAGGTTTAAACTTTCAAGCTACTCCGACTATATTTACCAGGATTAAGAGTTCACTTAATAATGCAAGAACCGTCTCTATTGCATCAACATCGATTTTCAATGAGAAATTGGCTGCGGATGCAATTGTAAAGCAGAATGTATCTGATGATGCTGCAGTAAAGACTGGTGTTGTTGCTGAACTCACGTCTAACAATCCGGCTATGGTAGTTGCACAATTTCATAGTGCAGAAATTGCAGGTGCAGCTAATGGTTATACCGCAAATACACCAGCCTATGCCGCTGCTATTCAAACCATTGATGGCTATATTGGCGAGATACTAACAGCTTTAAAAGCTCGAAAGGGATATTCAGGAGAAAATTGGCTAGTAATAGTTGCATCTAACAAAGGTGGTGGCGTATCGGGCGGTGTTGCTGGTTCGAATATTTACAACGATCCTTCTAGAAATACGTATATCGCATTTTACAATCCGAGATTTTCAAGAACACAGGTAGATCAACCAGATCCTAATTCTTATCCATTTACTGGACAAGCACTTCGTTTAACGTCTAATACAACAAATAATGGAGTAGCTGTACTTTCAGACGCCAATATCGGTGATTTTGGAACAACAGGTGAATACACTTTCCAAATAAAATTAAAAAGTACAGCAAGCAGTGCGAGTAACTACGCACATTTTTGTGGTAACATGAACAATTATAAGGCAAGAGAAGGTTTAGATGCATCAGGTTGGGATTTGATGACCTGGGGAGATTCCTACTATTTGAGTTTTGCAGGTGGTTACACCATATCAGCTGGCGTTACAATTAGAGATGGCAAGTGGCACACACTCGCATTTAAATTATTTAATGATGGCGCTGTTCGTTATGTTTCGCTATTTCAGGATGGAAAAAAAGTAACAACTGTTGATATTACGGGCAAAAATTTAACTAATGCTGCAGCCTTGCACATGGGGGCTGGAAAGGCTACAGTTGCAACAGACGGAACAGATCTATCGTTTAGGGATATGGCCATTTATAATTTTGCCATGACTGATGCAGATCTTATCGTTAATATGAAAAAGGAAATTTCATTTGCAGCACCCAGCCCAGATAAACTGCTTGGCTGGTGGCCAGCAAACGAAGGTAACGGCCTGGTATTAAAAGATCTTTCCACTGGTAAAAAAGACTTTAATCTGAGTGGAAGTGCAACGTGGGTATCATTCTTAGAAGTTTCGCCTTTTGTTGGCGGTAATATTACCGATATAGCCTTTAAAAACGTGCCAAATGGCATTGATATCCCAGTATTAATTTATAACTGGTTAAATATAGCTATCCCACAAGAATGGGGCTTAATGGGTAATTTGTTTACTCCGTCGGTAATACTACCAACTAATTAA
- a CDS encoding hypothetical protein (product_source=Hypo-rule applied; cath_funfam=2.60.40.10; pfam=PF16400,PF17164; superfamily=63829): MNKMLNNIQHKFKLYLFAAICLTTVFVSCEKEKGLTEDPYAGGKKPLDITFISKTTDPDVLKVGDVLSLKVKGLGKYINDFKVFVNEVEAEVDLKSSNDSTLTFKIPVNASTGSMWISSQGQSFFGPLVKIGGKLNVDPTWKVINGAANTSGFSTVFDIEALPSGRYFLGGAFNSFELKGTEKLPNGGIVQLLGDGTYSTDAVAFGKGAGGSSKIIYSITRIPTGAQAGKFIIGGSFTNYNSTRTNRQTLSNVARLNANGSLDSLILTNVINPKPQETYKNGDTISAFNAGVDGLVRKTFVFGEQVYIVGSFYNYRRMFLPNSSYDEKVYDYTRMRQMVRVNMDGTMDSTFHYNKSTRQSAIGANGVILDAMMQTDGKLILVGTFTSFNGVLANRIVRVNLDGSVDNTFNAGSGANGDIISIRYNAATDKIVVSGAFTTFNGKTTSGISLLNADGTNVSTFNGQAITGGIATFAGQLNNGKIIVSGSFNKYGDYLRQGFMVLEANGQLAVGYNNTGGFQGTIYDMLETTTATGSQVIFVGDILRFNSSLPHNVMRLNFTN, translated from the coding sequence ATGAATAAAATGTTAAATAACATACAACATAAATTTAAACTGTATTTGTTTGCTGCAATATGCTTAACAACAGTTTTCGTTTCTTGCGAAAAGGAAAAAGGTTTAACTGAAGATCCTTATGCCGGAGGCAAAAAACCGCTGGATATTACCTTCATTTCTAAAACCACCGACCCTGATGTTTTAAAGGTAGGTGATGTTTTAAGCCTAAAGGTAAAGGGACTAGGGAAATATATTAATGATTTTAAGGTTTTTGTAAATGAAGTAGAGGCAGAAGTTGATCTTAAATCATCTAACGATAGTACTTTAACCTTTAAAATCCCTGTAAATGCCAGTACAGGTAGCATGTGGATTTCTTCACAGGGCCAAAGCTTTTTTGGGCCGTTGGTTAAAATTGGTGGTAAACTCAATGTAGATCCTACGTGGAAGGTGATCAACGGTGCAGCTAATACGTCTGGTTTTAGTACCGTATTTGATATTGAGGCATTACCAAGCGGCCGCTATTTTTTAGGTGGTGCATTTAATAGTTTTGAATTAAAAGGAACTGAAAAACTGCCAAACGGAGGCATTGTACAATTATTAGGGGATGGTACTTATTCTACAGATGCGGTGGCTTTTGGAAAAGGAGCTGGTGGTTCTAGCAAAATTATTTATTCTATAACCCGCATTCCTACTGGAGCACAGGCTGGTAAATTTATTATCGGAGGAAGTTTTACTAATTATAACTCAACGCGTACTAACCGTCAAACCTTGAGTAATGTTGCCAGATTAAATGCTAATGGGTCGTTAGATAGTTTGATCCTCACCAATGTAATTAATCCAAAGCCACAAGAAACCTATAAAAATGGCGATACTATAAGTGCTTTTAATGCAGGTGTAGATGGTTTGGTTAGAAAAACTTTTGTATTTGGCGAGCAGGTTTACATCGTTGGTAGTTTTTACAATTATAGACGAATGTTCTTGCCAAATTCTAGTTACGATGAAAAAGTTTACGATTACACACGGATGCGCCAGATGGTAAGGGTAAACATGGATGGTACTATGGATTCAACCTTTCATTATAATAAATCGACTCGCCAGAGTGCTATAGGGGCTAATGGTGTGATTTTGGATGCCATGATGCAGACTGATGGTAAATTAATCTTAGTTGGCACCTTCACTTCGTTTAACGGCGTATTGGCCAATAGAATTGTAAGGGTAAATTTAGATGGTAGTGTAGACAATACTTTTAATGCAGGTTCTGGCGCAAATGGAGATATAATTTCGATCAGATACAATGCTGCTACTGACAAGATAGTGGTTAGCGGGGCGTTTACAACTTTTAATGGTAAAACAACTTCTGGTATTAGTTTATTAAATGCCGACGGTACCAATGTCTCCACCTTTAATGGGCAAGCCATTACTGGAGGAATAGCCACTTTTGCTGGGCAGCTTAATAATGGAAAAATAATTGTAAGTGGATCATTCAATAAATATGGCGATTATTTGCGCCAAGGCTTTATGGTGTTAGAAGCTAATGGTCAGTTGGCTGTAGGTTATAACAATACGGGCGGTTTTCAGGGCACCATTTACGATATGTTAGAAACCACCACGGCTACAGGTTCGCAAGTGATTTTCGTAGGCGATATTTTGCGTTTCAATAGCTCTTTGCCACATAATGTAATGCGCTTAAATTTTACTAATTGA
- a CDS encoding hypothetical protein (product_source=Hypo-rule applied; superfamily=82153) gives MKNYKTLLFLLMGILSVLTGCKKYYIETGLHEAKYNGNIMQYMEAKKPFFDSTLTVIKLAGLADVVSNENITFFAPPSGSIYKSVKQLNLYLRVQGKDTVSKLTQIKPIVWKNILSQYIFKGANRLKDYPQRDTLSYLAFPGQGYTSYGGRIMNIGVIFQDAVVYNSSGAEISRVAYAGYRQLFLAYIPDLSNPQISLVNIPIATSDIQPTNGVFTCFN, from the coding sequence ATGAAGAATTATAAAACACTGCTATTCTTACTGATGGGCATATTATCCGTTTTAACAGGCTGTAAAAAATACTATATAGAAACAGGACTGCATGAAGCAAAATATAATGGAAATATTATGCAGTATATGGAAGCAAAGAAACCATTTTTCGATTCGACCTTAACTGTGATTAAACTTGCTGGTTTGGCTGATGTTGTGAGTAATGAGAACATTACTTTTTTTGCACCGCCGAGTGGTTCTATTTACAAATCTGTTAAACAGTTAAATTTATATTTAAGGGTACAGGGTAAAGATACGGTATCTAAATTAACTCAGATTAAACCTATAGTATGGAAAAACATCCTGTCTCAATATATTTTTAAAGGAGCAAACAGGTTAAAAGATTATCCACAGCGCGATACTCTGTCATACCTGGCTTTTCCAGGCCAGGGTTACACCTCGTATGGTGGCAGAATTATGAATATCGGCGTCATTTTTCAGGATGCTGTGGTATACAACTCATCAGGAGCAGAAATTTCAAGAGTAGCTTATGCAGGGTATCGCCAATTGTTCTTGGCTTACATCCCCGATTTATCTAACCCCCAAATATCATTGGTTAATATTCCTATAGCAACTTCAGATATTCAGCCTACAAACGGTGTTTTTACATGTTTTAACTAA
- a CDS encoding hypothetical protein (product_source=Hypo-rule applied; ko=KO:K21572; pfam=PF07980,PF14322; superfamily=48452), whose amino-acid sequence MKNIKYIMLAAVLIFTTAGCKKLLNVTPIEAQSGNNFWKSRDDVEKFTNGIYARLRDKIAGVPTFFRYTDKMFFPALEMRGNNVSVLASDNGNGTTVINALVNNSMRTIINTPNNGTNFNSPNYPGIIKDIMDWKAWYDIIAASNILYFEIDKVPSSSLSDAERKKYKAEAVFMRNLSYMFICKLFGDAIYYTDAYHSKPLARTAQLEVMKKCIADMTASKNDLPVFYNDASSNGFRPTKASAIALLMHLNMWAAAWDTADKMKYYEAVKTLAAELDTYSYYKILPVTAENTLRIFKGRSSENLFGVLQDVAYGESFSQPAGYSYFFAHFPYQGVPTKVNSYMTYDKSFIVKLFPAGIPDARLTIWFENYDSGTGAFQFKKFANLYTTGSGAALSVTSDDSAIIFRLPDCYLLTAEALAELGDDGGARDFANRVREAAAAPALIQSGEDLKDEIYKERCRELIGEGQYFFDLVRTKRVVNSDFTKSPMSVSNFNSGAWTWPLTISATERSANPYLIGNNFWN is encoded by the coding sequence ATGAAAAATATTAAATATATAATGCTGGCTGCTGTGCTGATCTTTACCACAGCAGGCTGTAAAAAGCTTCTTAATGTTACCCCTATTGAAGCCCAGAGCGGTAACAACTTTTGGAAAAGCCGGGATGATGTGGAAAAATTCACAAATGGAATTTATGCCAGGTTAAGAGATAAAATTGCAGGCGTGCCAACGTTCTTTAGGTACACAGATAAAATGTTTTTTCCTGCATTGGAAATGAGGGGGAATAACGTAAGTGTTTTGGCGAGCGATAATGGTAATGGAACAACTGTAATTAACGCTTTAGTTAATAACAGTATGAGAACTATTATTAATACACCAAATAATGGAACAAATTTTAATAGTCCTAATTATCCTGGAATAATAAAGGATATTATGGATTGGAAAGCCTGGTACGATATAATTGCCGCATCAAATATCCTGTATTTCGAAATTGATAAAGTTCCTTCTAGCTCGTTGTCGGATGCTGAGCGTAAAAAATATAAAGCTGAGGCAGTTTTTATGCGCAATTTGAGTTATATGTTTATCTGTAAGCTTTTTGGTGATGCAATCTACTATACCGATGCTTATCATAGTAAACCACTTGCCAGAACAGCGCAGTTAGAAGTAATGAAAAAATGCATTGCAGATATGACTGCTTCAAAAAATGATTTACCTGTGTTCTACAATGATGCTTCATCTAATGGTTTTAGGCCAACAAAAGCCTCAGCTATAGCCTTATTAATGCATTTGAACATGTGGGCAGCTGCATGGGATACAGCAGATAAAATGAAGTACTATGAGGCGGTAAAAACTTTGGCTGCAGAACTGGATACCTACAGTTATTATAAAATTTTACCTGTTACTGCCGAAAATACTTTACGCATTTTTAAAGGGCGCAGCTCAGAAAATTTATTTGGTGTATTGCAAGATGTAGCTTATGGAGAGAGTTTTTCGCAGCCTGCAGGTTACTCTTATTTCTTTGCGCATTTCCCATATCAGGGGGTGCCGACTAAGGTAAACAGCTATATGACATACGACAAATCTTTCATTGTTAAGCTTTTTCCTGCAGGTATACCAGATGCCAGGTTAACGATTTGGTTTGAAAATTACGATTCAGGAACAGGTGCATTCCAATTTAAGAAATTCGCCAACCTTTATACCACTGGTTCTGGAGCAGCATTATCAGTTACAAGTGATGATAGTGCCATTATATTCAGGTTGCCAGATTGTTACCTGCTTACCGCAGAGGCATTGGCTGAACTTGGTGACGATGGGGGTGCAAGAGATTTTGCCAATAGGGTAAGAGAAGCTGCTGCTGCCCCAGCGCTAATTCAATCGGGCGAAGATTTAAAAGATGAGATTTACAAAGAAAGATGTAGAGAACTCATTGGCGAAGGGCAGTACTTTTTTGATCTGGTAAGAACAAAACGTGTTGTAAATTCAGATTTTACAAAATCACCAATGTCCGTGTCCAATTTCAATTCTGGTGCCTGGACCTGGCCGCTAACCATTAGTGCTACCGAGCGAAGTGCTAATCCTTATTTAATTGGTAATAATTTTTGGAATTAA